One part of the Aricia agestis chromosome Z, ilAriAges1.1, whole genome shotgun sequence genome encodes these proteins:
- the LOC121738957 gene encoding dipeptidase 1-like isoform X2 has protein sequence MVEPWSISKYSHTDLPRLREGMVGAQFWSAFVPCAAQNKDAVQLTLEQIDVIRRLVDKYPQQLKLATSVTDILEAHSARPRKIASLIGIEGGHSLGNSLGVLRSYYQLGVRYMTLTHTCNTPWADSSNEAPVANGLTEFGEKVVREMNRLGMIVDLSHVGEKTTRAAIKLSKAPVIFSHSSAYSLCHHQRNVPDDIIHSLKENGGLIMVNFFPDFVKCSPNATLSDVAEHFHYIKRLIGADYVGIGGDFDGVNRVARGLEDVSKYPELFAELLRSGQWSVQELKNLAGLNMLRVMRQVEKVRDEMRTNGVEPEEHPDSPTDNGNCTSNAFYLEYV, from the exons TTCTGGTCAGCTTTCGTGCCGTGCGCTGCTCAGAACAAGGACGCAGTTCAACTGACCCTGGAACAGATCGACGTCATCAGACGCCTCGTGGACAAGTACCCTCAGCAATTGAAGCTGGCTACGTCTGTGACTG ACATTCTGGAGGCCCATAGCGCGAGGCCCCGCAAGATCGCGTCTCTCATCGGCATCGAGGGGGGGCACTCCCTGGGCAACTCCCTTGGGGTACTCCGCAGCTACTACCAGCTCGGTGTCCGCTACATGACCCTCACGCACACATGCAACACACCCTG GGCCGATTCCTCCAACGAAGCGCCTGTTGCCAACGGACTGACGGAATTCGGAGAG AAAGTGGTCCGGGAGATGAACCGTCTCGGCATGATAGTGGACCTCTCCCACGTAGGTGAGAAGACCACCAGAGCGGCCATCAAGCTGTCCAAAGCACCGGTCATATTTAGCCACTCCTCCGCCTACAGCCTCTGCCACCATCAGCGAAATGTGCCCGATGATATCATACATTCCTTG AAGGAGAACGGAGGGCTCATCATGGTTAACTTCTTCCCGGATTTCGTCAAGTGCTCGCCAAACGCTACGCTGTCTGATGTTGCAG aacatTTTCACTACATCAAGAGGCTAATTGGAGCAGACTACGTGGGGATTGGTGGGGACTTCGATGGTGTAAACAG GGTGGCCCGTGGTCTGGAGGATGTGTCGAAGTACCCGGAGCTTTTCGCGGAACTCCTCAGGAGCGGCCAGTGGAGTGTGCAGGAGCTAAAGAATCTCGCCGGTCTCAACATGCTGAGGGTCATGAGACAAGTTGAAAAG GTCCGTGATGAAATGCGCACCAACGGCGTGGAACCAGAGGAGCATCCGGACTCCCCCACCGACAACGGCAACTGCACCAGCAACGCCTTCTACCTTGAATATGTGTAA